A section of the Paenibacillus yonginensis genome encodes:
- a CDS encoding helix-turn-helix domain-containing protein: MFPLYWGKPYQFRMGGQFISDGHWSHMDRTIEDYELIIGVSGVVFLEADGLMYEVKAGDMLLLEPGVRHRGYRLSLPGVSFYWFHFLIPNEAKSASGSPDSQIPQYASCPNPGRIHILARQLLHSANGGNQIRAAGDYFLTSLLIELAEQLQNSSGLEALDPQLPKLLEWTRIHALEPDISVERIAVQMGYNKDYLSRMFKRRFGSGLLRHIHQLKLEAAKELLTGTPLHVKEVAAKVGIPDDKQFAKWFKRLEGVTPTEYRKAFTQTRLNNS, from the coding sequence ATGTTTCCTTTATATTGGGGAAAACCTTATCAGTTCCGCATGGGCGGACAATTCATATCCGATGGGCATTGGTCGCATATGGACAGGACCATTGAGGATTATGAGCTGATTATCGGCGTATCCGGCGTTGTTTTTCTCGAAGCGGACGGGCTTATGTACGAGGTAAAAGCTGGAGATATGCTCCTTCTGGAGCCCGGAGTAAGACACCGCGGCTACAGGCTTTCACTGCCGGGGGTTTCTTTCTATTGGTTTCATTTTCTGATTCCGAATGAGGCCAAGTCAGCCAGCGGGAGCCCGGATAGTCAGATCCCGCAATATGCGAGCTGCCCGAATCCCGGACGAATCCATATCCTGGCCCGGCAGCTGCTGCACTCGGCTAATGGAGGCAACCAGATCCGTGCGGCCGGGGACTATTTTCTGACCTCGCTGCTGATTGAGCTAGCTGAACAGCTGCAGAATTCCAGCGGCCTCGAGGCCCTTGATCCCCAGCTGCCGAAGCTGCTGGAATGGACTCGGATTCATGCGCTTGAGCCCGATATTTCCGTTGAGCGGATTGCCGTGCAAATGGGCTATAACAAGGACTACCTGTCGCGGATGTTCAAGCGGAGGTTTGGCTCCGGCCTGCTCCGGCATATTCACCAGCTGAAGCTTGAAGCAGCCAAAGAACTGCTGACCGGCACCCCCTTGCACGTCAAAGAGGTAGCCGCAAAGGTCGGCATACCGGACGACAAGCAGTTTGCCAAATGGTTCAAACGGCTTGAGGGCGTAACGCCAACCGAATACCGGAAAGCTTTTACACAGACCCGTCTGAATAACAGCTGA
- a CDS encoding amino acid permease, which translates to MTMIALGGSIGTGLFLASGGAISSAGPGGAIVAYAAIGLMVYFLMTSLAELASYMPESGSFGTYASRFVDPALGFALGWNYWYNWAITIAAELSAATLIIKYWFPGSSSFLWSLLFLALILGLNVLSVKGYGESEYWFAIIKVVTVIVFLAIGVLMIFGILGGKSSGFDNFTTGDAPFNGGFLALLGVFMAAGFSFQGTELIGVAAGESDNPAHNVPKAVRQIFWRILIFYILAIFVIGMLIPYTNPDLLKGDIGSVGTSPFTLVFKKAGLVFAASVMNAVILTSVLSAGNSGMYASSRVLYGLAKEGKAPKLFARLNRRGIPIYAVLLTAAVGMLAFLASFFGDGVVYTWLLNASGMCGFITWLGIAICHYRFRKAYLAQGRSLKDLPYRAKWFPFGPVIAFLICAVVIVGQSMSVISDGRVDWLGLVASYLSIPLVLVLWLGYKWTQQTKVIPLTECNLNPGTDK; encoded by the coding sequence ATGACGATGATTGCCTTGGGCGGCTCGATTGGCACCGGGCTGTTTCTTGCCAGCGGAGGCGCCATTTCTTCCGCCGGACCCGGAGGTGCCATTGTCGCTTATGCAGCTATCGGTTTGATGGTTTACTTCCTGATGACCAGCTTGGCCGAGCTGGCTTCCTACATGCCCGAATCAGGTTCATTTGGCACTTATGCGAGCCGGTTTGTTGATCCGGCACTGGGTTTTGCGCTCGGCTGGAATTATTGGTACAACTGGGCCATTACCATCGCCGCCGAGCTGTCGGCCGCCACTTTGATTATTAAATACTGGTTCCCGGGAAGCTCATCCTTCCTGTGGAGTCTGCTGTTCCTGGCCTTGATCCTGGGCCTGAATGTCTTGTCCGTAAAAGGTTATGGAGAATCCGAGTATTGGTTCGCCATTATTAAAGTCGTTACGGTCATTGTGTTCCTCGCCATTGGTGTCTTAATGATCTTTGGCATTTTGGGCGGCAAATCCTCCGGCTTTGACAATTTCACCACGGGTGATGCGCCGTTTAACGGCGGTTTCCTGGCTTTGCTTGGTGTGTTTATGGCCGCGGGTTTCTCCTTCCAAGGCACGGAGCTGATCGGCGTCGCCGCAGGTGAAAGCGACAATCCGGCGCACAACGTGCCGAAGGCGGTGCGGCAAATTTTCTGGCGGATTCTGATCTTTTACATCCTGGCGATTTTCGTCATCGGCATGCTGATCCCTTATACCAATCCGGATTTGCTTAAAGGAGATATCGGCAGCGTGGGCACCAGTCCGTTCACGCTGGTCTTCAAGAAAGCCGGCCTCGTATTTGCCGCGTCGGTCATGAACGCCGTTATTCTCACTTCGGTGCTGTCAGCAGGCAACTCGGGCATGTATGCTTCCTCCCGGGTCCTGTATGGCCTTGCCAAAGAGGGAAAAGCGCCTAAGCTGTTCGCCAGGCTGAACCGCCGGGGCATTCCGATTTATGCCGTGCTGCTTACCGCAGCCGTTGGCATGCTGGCTTTTCTGGCCTCTTTCTTCGGGGACGGCGTCGTATATACCTGGCTGCTGAACGCCTCCGGGATGTGCGGATTCATTACCTGGCTCGGCATCGCGATCTGTCATTACCGTTTCCGCAAAGCTTATCTAGCGCAAGGACGCAGTCTAAAAGACCTTCCCTACAGGGCAAAATGGTTCCCGTTTGGTCCCGTTATTGCTTTCCTGATTTGCGCCGTTGTCATCGTCGGGCAAAGCATGTCCGTCATTTCGGACGGCCGCGTGGATTGGCTGGGACTGGTGGCTTCGTATTTAAGTATTCCGCTTGTTCTGGTTTTATGGCTGGGCTACAAATGGACGCAACAAACCAAGGTTATCCCTTTGACGGAATGTAATCTAAACCCGGGAACGGACAAATAA
- a CDS encoding DoxX family protein: MFNNWLRTNKVAMWLLTVVRIYLGYQWMTHGFEKLTGGFDAGGFLQGAIAKSTGENPAVQGWWAAFLEHAALPGVNFFNVLIPLGEFLVGLGLILGTFTTFAALMAVVMNTAFLFSGTVSTNAQMLILEIFIVVAAANAGKIGLDYWVMPYLRRLFKRERNEVQPQAPAPTQIKHTA; this comes from the coding sequence ATGTTTAACAACTGGCTGAGAACCAATAAAGTGGCCATGTGGCTGCTGACCGTAGTCCGGATTTACCTGGGATACCAATGGATGACACACGGCTTTGAGAAATTGACAGGCGGCTTCGACGCCGGAGGTTTCCTGCAAGGGGCCATCGCCAAAAGCACCGGCGAGAATCCGGCTGTCCAAGGCTGGTGGGCCGCATTCCTGGAACACGCCGCTCTGCCGGGCGTAAACTTCTTCAACGTTCTGATCCCGCTTGGTGAATTTCTGGTAGGCCTTGGGCTGATCCTTGGTACCTTCACCACCTTCGCCGCTCTGATGGCGGTTGTGATGAATACCGCGTTCCTCTTCTCGGGTACGGTAAGCACCAATGCGCAAATGCTGATTCTTGAAATCTTCATCGTAGTCGCTGCCGCCAATGCTGGTAAAATCGGTCTGGACTACTGGGTTATGCCTTACCTGCGCCGTCTGTTCAAACGGGAAAGAAACGAAGTGCAGCCTCAGGCGCCAGCACCAACCCAAATAAAACACACGGCTTAA
- a CDS encoding beta-N-acetylhexosaminidase: protein MEQHKTSKEQNLSSPAFLALPSVRQFDRQSDEQWRVSGESKIIIIENANSSGNPVLADMVSLVQSEFAARQLTNEDRIGRIPVQTGTISTAGAGDLVVELMDMELLRNHIQSLVRGEHNAPSASQGSEAYTLEIGSFVHLKSATERGLLYAFRTLLQQLLAQGCLAYGTVVDYPAVQERAMHVDIGRKFFSKDWILNRIKELSWLKLNVLQLHFSENEGFTLQCDSHPEVMSPQYLTKEDLKEILQTAKRYHVTVIPSLDSPGHLGYALKDHPEWLLQDSSGAPAKGALDITNEAAKRFVLDLIDEYAELFQESPYFHLGGDEFIDFEQFALYPQLEKYAQEKLGIPEGQGVDTYIDYINQIAVHLEEKGFIVRAWNDGLYRQDQTQRVHPKASIQITYWTKWHRNMATAQTFLDLGYELINYNDAYFYYVLGENAGYKYPTGDKIYEDWHPGLLPKISDIEKQEYPEPYPSSLIGCSFAIWSDTPDAQTEQQVAEGIYEPLRAMAEKAWIAEKRYGSYEAFKRMTSSIE, encoded by the coding sequence ATGGAACAGCACAAAACATCTAAGGAACAAAATTTATCCAGTCCCGCTTTTCTTGCACTTCCAAGCGTACGGCAGTTTGATCGGCAATCGGATGAACAGTGGCGAGTAAGCGGTGAGTCCAAGATCATCATCATCGAAAATGCAAACTCATCCGGTAATCCGGTATTGGCTGACATGGTTTCGCTAGTCCAGTCCGAATTCGCGGCCAGACAGCTTACGAACGAAGACCGGATAGGCCGGATTCCTGTCCAGACAGGAACGATCAGCACTGCCGGTGCCGGTGATTTGGTGGTAGAGCTCATGGATATGGAGCTTCTTCGAAATCACATTCAATCTCTGGTCCGCGGCGAGCATAACGCGCCGTCTGCAAGTCAAGGCAGCGAAGCCTACACGCTTGAGATCGGCAGCTTCGTGCACCTGAAGTCGGCCACTGAACGGGGGCTTCTCTATGCCTTTCGCACCCTCCTGCAGCAGCTTCTGGCACAAGGCTGCCTGGCTTATGGAACCGTAGTCGATTATCCTGCCGTTCAGGAAAGAGCGATGCACGTGGATATCGGCCGGAAATTTTTCAGCAAGGATTGGATCCTAAATCGCATTAAAGAGCTGTCCTGGCTCAAGTTAAACGTATTGCAGCTGCATTTTTCGGAAAATGAAGGGTTTACCCTCCAATGTGACAGCCATCCGGAAGTCATGTCGCCGCAGTATTTAACCAAAGAGGACCTTAAGGAAATTCTGCAGACGGCCAAAAGGTATCATGTAACGGTTATTCCGTCGCTGGATTCCCCCGGGCATCTCGGTTATGCGCTGAAGGATCATCCGGAATGGCTGCTTCAGGATTCGTCAGGCGCGCCTGCCAAAGGAGCTCTGGATATTACAAATGAGGCGGCCAAGAGATTTGTCCTTGATCTGATCGATGAATATGCGGAGCTTTTTCAAGAAAGTCCTTATTTCCATCTCGGCGGGGATGAATTTATCGATTTTGAGCAGTTTGCCCTGTACCCGCAATTGGAGAAATATGCCCAAGAGAAGCTTGGGATTCCGGAAGGACAAGGCGTAGATACATACATCGACTATATCAACCAAATAGCGGTGCATCTCGAAGAGAAGGGCTTTATTGTCCGGGCCTGGAATGATGGCTTGTACCGCCAGGACCAGACACAGCGCGTCCATCCCAAAGCCTCCATTCAGATTACGTACTGGACGAAATGGCACCGCAACATGGCAACGGCTCAAACCTTCCTGGATCTGGGCTACGAGCTTATCAATTATAACGATGCTTACTTCTACTATGTGCTGGGGGAAAACGCCGGCTATAAATACCCAACAGGTGACAAAATCTACGAAGACTGGCACCCTGGTCTGCTGCCCAAGATCAGCGATATCGAGAAGCAGGAGTATCCGGAGCCGTATCCGTCCAGTCTGATCGGTTGTTCCTTTGCGATCTGGAGCGATACGCCGGACGCGCAAACCGAGCAGCAGGTGGCAGAGGGCATTTACGAGCCGCTGCGTGCAATGGCGGAGAAAGCCTGGATTGCAGAGAAGCGGTATGGAAGCTATGAAGCATTTAAGCGGATGACAAGCAGCATAGAATAA
- a CDS encoding glycoside hydrolase family 5 protein yields the protein MDRLTVNKNKITDSQGNPVQLRGTCIGGWMNMEDFINGFTGTEHALRYTVSEILGASKAEFLFERLQHYFFGEDDIRFIKSWGANTVRIPLNYRHFEDDEAPFTYKESGFQQLDKIVNLCEQYGLYVILDLHAVQGYQNTHWHSDNDVRHSFFWHDRTYQDRFVALWEEFARRYRGKTVIAGYNVMNEPCVNSPHGDYPHTFFGNYKPDWDRMNAVYQRIVGAIRKIDPATIIFLEGDMYSKLFEGLEAPFADNLVYSSHNYTAAGFGPGPYPGIVDARNANMDRGKYWDAKVQEEEFLNHQGTRYTQQHQVPLWVGEFGSVYNGPAGEVQDRLKAMDDQIGIFEQYGAHWTTWTYKDVGVMGLVTLDPESEYMQRIASIIRMKHELNTDDWMIWLPGHKARQLAGELASHLEEAIGDPGINHSYNVAGISQSILTVYAGALIQPAYAKLFQGLSEEAIDKTMQSFAFRNCSLNEGLLNILQKHTSQHSGVNKQ from the coding sequence ATGGACAGACTTACGGTTAACAAAAACAAGATTACCGATTCGCAAGGAAACCCCGTTCAACTAAGAGGCACCTGCATTGGCGGCTGGATGAACATGGAGGATTTTATTAATGGGTTCACAGGGACGGAGCATGCTTTGCGGTATACCGTATCCGAAATCCTCGGCGCAAGCAAGGCGGAATTTCTGTTTGAACGGCTCCAGCATTACTTTTTCGGCGAAGATGATATTCGGTTCATCAAAAGCTGGGGCGCCAACACCGTGCGGATCCCTTTGAATTACAGACATTTCGAAGACGACGAGGCTCCTTTTACTTACAAAGAATCCGGTTTTCAGCAATTGGACAAAATCGTGAACCTCTGCGAGCAGTATGGCCTGTATGTGATTTTGGACCTGCACGCGGTACAAGGCTACCAGAACACGCATTGGCATTCGGATAATGATGTAAGGCACAGCTTTTTCTGGCATGACCGGACCTATCAGGACCGCTTTGTGGCTTTGTGGGAGGAATTCGCCCGCCGTTACCGGGGCAAAACGGTAATCGCCGGCTATAACGTAATGAACGAGCCTTGCGTCAATTCGCCTCACGGCGACTATCCGCATACGTTCTTCGGGAACTACAAACCGGATTGGGACCGGATGAATGCCGTCTACCAAAGAATAGTCGGGGCGATCCGCAAGATTGATCCGGCGACGATTATTTTTCTGGAAGGGGATATGTATTCGAAGCTGTTTGAAGGTTTGGAAGCTCCTTTCGCCGATAACCTGGTGTACAGCAGCCATAATTATACGGCAGCCGGTTTTGGCCCCGGCCCTTACCCGGGAATCGTGGATGCGCGCAATGCCAACATGGACCGGGGCAAATACTGGGACGCCAAGGTGCAGGAGGAAGAATTCTTGAACCATCAAGGGACCCGCTATACCCAGCAGCATCAGGTTCCCCTTTGGGTCGGCGAGTTTGGCTCCGTTTATAACGGACCTGCGGGGGAAGTCCAGGACCGGTTGAAGGCGATGGACGATCAGATCGGCATTTTTGAGCAGTATGGGGCGCACTGGACAACCTGGACCTATAAAGACGTAGGCGTTATGGGGCTGGTCACCTTGGACCCCGAATCCGAATATATGCAGCGCATCGCCTCTATTATTAGAATGAAACATGAGCTCAACACGGACGACTGGATGATCTGGCTGCCCGGCCATAAAGCGAGACAGCTCGCCGGAGAACTGGCCTCCCACCTTGAGGAAGCGATCGGCGATCCGGGCATCAACCACAGCTACAATGTGGCGGGGATTTCGCAATCCATTCTGACCGTGTATGCGGGCGCCTTAATCCAGCCTGCTTACGCCAAGCTGTTCCAGGGTTTATCGGAAGAGGCGATCGACAAAACGATGCAGTCTTTTGCTTTCCGGAATTGCAGCCTCAACGAAGGACTGCTTAACATCCTGCAAAAGCATACCTCTCAGCATTCCGGCGTGAATAAGCAGTAA
- a CDS encoding MFS transporter codes for MKPTVHRISSREKVGYATGDLAFNLIYQTVSSYLLFFYTDVFGISSAAAGLMFLIVRIFDAVVDPLIGTVVDRTNSKYGRFRPYLLYGAIPFAIMSVLCFTTPGFSDTGKLVYAYITYILLSVTYTTINVPYGALTSVITQDNKEVVSLTSVRVFFSNIGGMIVTYGVPLLVGVFAAANMKTSSSWQLTMTIMGVLGCLLLFYCFFNTKERVKVPDHAAEKINLKDAFEQFRVNRPLVLICLFFIINFGVNSIINSVGVYYITYNVDRPDLVKWYGLLGVLPALVCMPLMPFLYKWMGKRTLLFTTLTFKMVGLLALWVIPPSMVPLVLTARIISAIGTVTAGGLCWALVPETIDYGEYKTGKRMGGLIYAIIGFFYKFGMALGGIVPGLILDRFGYVANQAQTLTALHGILLTTTIIPAVFIIIELIAIYFYNLDEKEHKRVVAELEARQ; via the coding sequence ATGAAACCAACAGTCCACAGAATCAGCAGCCGGGAAAAAGTAGGTTATGCGACAGGGGACCTGGCATTTAACCTGATTTATCAGACGGTCAGCAGCTATCTGCTGTTTTTCTATACCGATGTGTTCGGCATCTCGTCGGCCGCAGCCGGCTTGATGTTTCTGATCGTAAGGATATTTGATGCGGTGGTCGATCCGCTGATCGGCACGGTGGTAGACCGCACCAATTCCAAATACGGGCGTTTTCGGCCGTATCTGCTTTATGGCGCAATTCCTTTTGCGATCATGTCCGTCCTCTGTTTCACAACGCCTGGGTTCTCGGATACAGGGAAATTAGTTTATGCCTACATTACCTACATCTTATTGTCCGTCACCTATACTACGATCAACGTTCCTTATGGAGCTTTGACTTCGGTTATCACACAGGACAACAAGGAAGTCGTCAGCTTGACGTCTGTACGCGTGTTTTTCTCCAATATCGGCGGGATGATCGTTACTTATGGGGTGCCTCTGCTGGTCGGGGTTTTTGCAGCCGCAAACATGAAGACAAGCAGCAGCTGGCAATTGACTATGACGATTATGGGGGTTCTCGGATGTTTACTGCTCTTTTACTGCTTTTTCAACACCAAAGAAAGAGTTAAAGTCCCGGATCATGCTGCTGAAAAAATCAACCTGAAGGACGCCTTCGAGCAATTTCGGGTGAACCGACCGCTTGTTCTGATCTGCCTGTTCTTTATTATCAACTTTGGTGTCAACTCGATTATCAACTCGGTGGGTGTTTATTACATTACGTATAATGTGGACAGGCCCGATCTGGTGAAATGGTATGGCCTGCTGGGCGTTCTGCCGGCCTTGGTTTGTATGCCGCTGATGCCTTTCCTTTATAAATGGATGGGCAAAAGAACACTGCTCTTCACCACGTTGACCTTCAAAATGGTGGGCTTGCTGGCCTTGTGGGTTATCCCGCCTTCCATGGTTCCTTTGGTGCTGACTGCCCGGATCATCTCTGCGATCGGAACCGTTACGGCCGGCGGTCTATGCTGGGCTTTGGTTCCTGAAACGATCGACTATGGGGAATATAAAACAGGCAAACGGATGGGTGGTTTAATTTATGCGATCATCGGATTTTTCTATAAATTTGGGATGGCGCTTGGCGGGATCGTTCCTGGACTGATCTTGGACCGGTTCGGCTATGTGGCCAATCAGGCTCAAACGCTGACAGCGCTCCACGGCATTTTGCTGACTACGACCATCATTCCGGCGGTCTTTATCATCATCGAGCTTATTGCCATCTATTTCTATAATCTAGATGAGAAGGAACATAAACGAGTGGTTGCTGAGCTGGAAGCACGTCAATAA
- a CDS encoding glycerate kinase, which translates to MKIVIAADSYKGSATTFEVAGYIEQGIRRVHPDAAILKIPLADGGEGTVDALVSACGGRYIEQEVTGPLGSKVNAKFGLLPGDTAVVEMAAASGLPLIKEEERNPFITTTFGTGQLIKAALNEGVKTIYVGIGGSATNDGGLGMAQALGVSFKDKFGREIGFGAKALEQLDTIDISGLDVRLKDTEVLVLSDVTNPLCGDNGASYVYGPQKGASPGDLVKLDWLLRLFAEKIEQQLGVSIMDVPGAGAAGGLGAGLMAFCQAEISSGIETVLKLIGLEENLKDADLVITGEGRMDFQSTQGKAPVGVAKLAKKFGLPVIAIVGSEGEAIQDVYDHGIDLVIDIINRPLSLQEAMDQVGELTAHAGEKAIRAFQLNKK; encoded by the coding sequence TTGAAAATCGTGATTGCGGCCGACTCCTACAAGGGAAGTGCCACTACATTTGAAGTCGCAGGTTATATCGAGCAAGGCATCCGCCGGGTGCACCCGGATGCCGCCATACTGAAAATACCGCTGGCTGACGGAGGAGAAGGAACGGTAGATGCGTTAGTCTCTGCCTGCGGCGGGCGTTATATCGAGCAGGAAGTAACAGGGCCTTTAGGCAGCAAGGTGAACGCCAAATTCGGGCTGCTTCCCGGCGATACGGCTGTTGTGGAAATGGCGGCGGCCTCCGGGCTTCCCTTGATCAAGGAAGAGGAGCGGAATCCTTTTATCACGACTACCTTCGGCACCGGCCAATTGATTAAAGCCGCACTGAATGAAGGCGTCAAAACGATTTACGTCGGAATCGGCGGCAGCGCCACCAATGACGGCGGTTTGGGGATGGCCCAAGCGCTTGGGGTTTCTTTTAAAGACAAGTTCGGCCGTGAAATCGGCTTTGGCGCCAAAGCGCTGGAACAGCTGGACACCATCGATATTTCTGGATTGGACGTTAGGCTGAAGGACACGGAAGTGCTGGTGCTTTCGGATGTCACCAACCCTTTATGCGGAGACAATGGTGCTTCTTACGTTTACGGGCCGCAAAAGGGAGCTTCTCCTGGTGACCTGGTAAAGCTGGACTGGCTGCTGCGGTTATTCGCCGAGAAGATCGAACAGCAATTAGGCGTCAGCATTATGGACGTACCCGGGGCAGGAGCGGCTGGAGGTCTTGGAGCCGGATTAATGGCGTTCTGTCAAGCCGAAATAAGCTCGGGAATCGAGACAGTCTTGAAGCTGATCGGACTCGAAGAGAACCTGAAGGACGCGGATCTGGTTATTACCGGCGAAGGCCGTATGGATTTCCAGTCTACGCAGGGGAAAGCGCCGGTCGGCGTAGCGAAGCTGGCCAAAAAATTCGGCCTGCCGGTCATTGCCATCGTAGGCAGCGAAGGCGAGGCGATCCAGGACGTATACGACCACGGCATTGATCTGGTCATCGATATTATTAACCGGCCTTTATCGCTTCAGGAAGCTATGGATCAGGTGGGTGAGCTGACGGCACATGCCGGCGAGAAGGCCATCCGGGCATTCCAATTAAACAAGAAATAA